CCTGAAAGGAAAGTCCCATGTCCCTGAAGATCCGCCTCGCCCGCGGCGGCGCCAAGAAGCGCCCCTATTACCGCATCGTCGTCGCCGACGCCCGTTCGCCCCGCGACGGCCGCTTCATCGAGAAGATCGGCACCTACAACCCGCTGATCGCCGGTGAGCGCGTCACCATCGACGTGGAGAAGGCCAAGGCCTGGCTCGAAAAGGGCGCCCAGCCCACCGACCGCGTGGCCCGCTTCCTCGACGCCCAGGGCCTCATGAAGCGCGAAGCCCGCAACAACCCGCAGAAGGCCGAGCCCGGCAAGAAGGCCCAGGAGCGCGCTGCCGAGCGGGCCAAGGCCGCCGAAGCCGCCGCCGCTGCCGCCGCCTCCGCGGAGTGAGGCTGGGGGGCGGTCCCCTTCCGGCCGGGACGGCCGGGGCGGTGAGGCCCCTTCCACACCCTGATGCGTGCCGGCTCCGTGGGCCGGCGCGCTTTCCCTCCCGCCATGGCGGCGGGGAGACCGTTTCCAACTCACAGGGCCAGCCATGACCGACCGTGTTCTCATCGCGCGCATCGGCGCGCCGCACGGGGTGCGGGGCGAAGTGCGCCTGTTCGTCTTCGGCGAGGACCCGGAGGCGCTGTTCGACTATCCCCTCACCAATGAGGCCGGCACCCGCACCTTCACGGTCGCAAGCCTGCGCCCGGCCAAAGACCATTTCGTCGCCCGCCTCAAGGGCGTGGACGACCGCAATGCGGCCGAGACGCTCACCAATACCGATCTGTTCGTGCCCCGTGACGCCCTGCCGCCAGCGGAGGATGAGGACACCTTCTACCATGCCGACCTGATCGGTCTGCGCGCCGAGGCGCCAGACGGTGCGCCGCTGGGCACGGTGACCGCCCTGTTCGATTTCGGCGCCGGCGACATCCTGGAATATGCCCCCACGGGCGGAGGCCGGACGCGCCTGGTGCCCTTTACCCGCGCCGCCGTGCCGGTGGTGGACCTGGCGGCGGGGCGCGTGGTCATCGACCTGCCCGCCGAGATCGAGGGGGAGCCGCAAGGTGGCGCTGAGGGCCCGTCGTCGGACGCGGCGCCGGACGAGGCCTGAGTCCGCCGGCGGGTGCAACGGGGCCCCCGCGATGACCCGGACTGTCAGGCGCGCTTCCTGTCAGTGCCCCTTGCCGCCGCTGATCTTATCGGAGAAGGCGAGCACCAGGCTGGAGCCCACGAACACCACGTGGATGATGACGAGCCAGGTCAGGTAGCTCGGGTCCGCATCCGGCTTCAGATTCATGAAGGCCTTCAGCAGCGCAATGGCCGAGATGGCCACGATAGAGGCCAGGAGCTTCTGCTTGAGCCCGGCAAAATCCACCTGCGTCATCCATTCCGGCCAGTCGGGATGTCCCTTCGGGTCGATCTTGGAGACGAAATTCTCATAGCCCGAGAAGATGACGATCAGCACCAGATTGCCGGTGAAGGTCAGGTCCACCAGCGTCAGCACGCCCAGGATGATGTCGCTCTCGGAGGCGCTCACCGCATGGGAGACGAAGTGCAGAAGCTCGTGGCCGAACTTGAACAGCAGCACCAGCAGCGCCACCACCAGCCCCACATAGAAGGGCGCCATCAGCCAGCGGCTGCGGAACAGCACCTGTTCAAGCGTGCGTTCGAGCATCGTCCCCAAGCCCCCATCATGCCTGCGTGAGGGGTGCCACGGCGAGGCTTGAAACGCAACCGGGGCCGGTCGTCTCCGATCCGGCCCCGCTCGCCCTCCCTCCCCCGCTGAGGGGATGAGCCCTTACTCTTTCACCGCCCCGGTCATGGACGAGACGTAATAGTCCACGAAGAAGGAATAGAGGATCACCACCGGCAGCGAGCCGATGAGCGCGCCGGCCATGAGGGCCCCCCATTCATAGACGTCGGATCGCACCAATTCGGTGAGCACGCCCACCGGCACCGTCTTGTTCTCCGAGGACTGGATGAAGGTCAGCGCATAGATGAATTCGTTCCAGGACAAGGTGAAGGAGAAGATGCCCGCCGAGATCAGGCCCGGCACGGAGAGCGGCAGCAGCACCTTGATGAGGATCTGCCAGCGCGAGGCACCGTCCACCAGGGCGCATTCCTCCAGCTCATAGGGGATGGAGCGGAAATAGCCCATGAGCAGCCAGGTGGAAAAGGGCACCAGGAAGGTGGGATAGGTGAGGATGAGGGCGAGCTTGGTGTCGTAGATGCCGAGCTTGAACACCATCAGCGCCAGCGGGATGAACAGGATGGAGGGCGGCACCAGATAGGCCAGGAAGATGCCGAGCCCCACCCAGCGCGAGCCGTGGAAGCGCAGGCGCTCGATGGCATAGGCGGCGAAGACCGAGGCCACCAGCGAGATGAAGGTGGCGCACACCGAGATCAGCATCGTGTTCCAGAGCCAGCCCGGATAGGAGGTCTCGAACAGGAGATACTTGATGTGCTCCAGCGTCGGCTCCACCACCCAGAGCGGGGAATAATTGGTGTAATCGGTCAGCTGGTAGTTCGGCTTGATGGCCGTGATCGCCATCCAATAGAACGGAAACAGCAGCACGAAGACGAAGACCAGGAGCGGCAGGACCACCGTGATCAGGCGCTTCGGCAGGCTGTCCAGATAGCTCATGCCGGTGGAGTTGTCGGTGACGGTCTGATCGTTCATGGCCGGGCCTCCCGAAGCGGGGGGTGGATCGCGGTGCGGAGCGGGCGGGACAGGAGGGCGCGCATCAGTCGCCCCCGCCCTGCTGCCACTTGCGGCGCTGCAGGCCGAAATAGCTGAACAGGATCGCCGCCAGGAGGAAGGGGATCATGGCCACCGCGATGGCCGCGCCCTCGCCCAACTGGCCACCGGGAATGGCCCGCTGGAAGGACAAGGTCGCCATCAGATGGGTGGCGTTGAGCGGCCCGCCGCGGGTGAGCACATAGATCAGCTGGAAGTCGGTGAAGGTGAACAGCACCGAGAAGGTCATCACCACCGCGATGATGGGCGAGAGCATGGGCAAGGTGATGAAGCGGAAGCGCTGCCAGCCGCTCGCCCCGTCGAGCGTTGCCGCCTCGTGCAGCGATTGCGGGATGGTCTGGAGGCCCGCCAGGAGCGAGATGGCCACGAACGGAATGCCGCGCCACACATTCGCGGCGATCACCGAGGCGCGGGCATTGGTGGAATCGCCCAGGAAGTTGATGTTGTGCTCGATGAGCCCGATTTTGATGAGGGCCCAGGAGATGACCGAGAACTGGGCATCGAAGATCCACCAGAAGGCGATGGCGGACAGTACCGTGGGCACCACCCACGGCAGCAGGACGATGGCGCGGAAGAAGCTCTTGAACGGCAGATGCTGGTTCAGGAGCAGCGCCAGCCAGAGGCCGAGTGCGAATTTCAGGATGGAGGCGGCGGTCGTGTAGAGTACGGTGTTGAACACCGCCAGCCAGAACACGGTGTCCTCCCACATGAACTGGTAGTTCTCCAGTCCGATGAACACCCCCTCCCGGCCGATGCGCGTGTCGGTGAAGCCGAGCCACACGCCGAGCCCCAGCGGGTAGGTGAGGAACAACAGCAGGAACACCGCCGCCGGCAGGAGGAATAGGAGGCCGAGCACATGCCGCCCCTGGCCGATGCCGGCCCACCAGGATCTGCCGGATGCCCGGGGGGCCTCCCGCGCCGCCACGTCTGCCATGAAACCGCCTCTGAAGACTTGAACCGAAAGGAAGGATGAAGGCCCGGGGCGCGCCGTCGCGTCCCGGCTCTGTCAGCCGGCCTGCGCCTCCAGGGGGAGACGCATCACGGATGGGGGAGCCGGGCGCCGCACGGGACGCCCGGCCCTGTCCTCAGCGATAGATGCGGCTGGCGCGCTGCTCGGCGCGCTTGGCAGCTTCCTCGGGGGTGCGCTGGCCGGTGGCGGCTTCCGCCACCATGTCCACCACGATCCAGTCCGCCATGGCAGCCGCCGATTGCGGACCGAGCGGGCCGGAATAGCCGTTCGGCCGCAGGGTCTCGGACGCCCGCGAATAGGGCTTGTGGATCGGGTTGTCGGTCCACACCGGGTTGGAGGCGAAGGCCTTGAGCGTCTGGCAGCAATAGGCGCTGGCGCCGGTGATCCAGGCGTTCATCTGCGGCGCGTCGAACATGAAGGCCAGATAGGCCTGCGCCGCTTGCGGGAACTTGGAGTATTTGAAGATGCAGGCAGACGTGGTCTGGTGCAGCTCAATCTCCTTGCCCACCGGGCCGACGGGGAAGTTGGTGGAACGCATGTCGGCGGCCATGTCGGCGAGCTTGGGATCGTTCTTGGCGCCGTAATAGACCGACACGCCATTGGCGGTGCAGGAGATTTCACCGGCCAGGAAGGCGCGGTTATTGTTCACGTCCAGCCAGCTCTCGGTGCCGGGGATGAAGGTCTTGTAGAGCTCGGCCACATATTTCAGGGCGGCGACCGTCTCCGGGCTGTTGATGACCACCTTGCCGTTGTCATCCACCATCTTGCCGCCGTGGGACCACAGCACCCAATGGCAGAAATTGTTGCCGTCGCCGACGCCATGGCCGAGCGTGAAGCCCATGGGATGGCCCTTGGCTTTGAGCGCCTTGCCCAGTTCCAGGAACGCCTTGGTGTCCTTCGGGAACTCGCTGAAGCCGGCCTCTTTCATCCAGCTGTCGCGATAGACGACCGCATTGCCGATGGTCGCCAGCGGCAGGGCGATGAACTTGCCGTCCTTCTTGGCATAGAGGGCGGGCGCCTCATACCAGCCGCCATACTTGCTGCCGAGGGCATTGGCGAGCGGGGTCACGTCCAGGAGCTTGTCGGGATATTGCTGGGCGTCGTCGAACCACACCCACACGATGTCCGGGCCGGAGCCCACATTTGCGGCCACCGCCGCCTTGGGACGGATGTCCTCCCAGCTCTCCTTATCGATGCGCACCTCGATGCCGGTGGCCTCGGTGAACTTCTTGGTGTTGGCGAGCCAGGCGTCTTCCTCGCCCTTCACGAAGGGCGACCAGCGCAGGACGCGCAGCGAGGCGCCCGGCTCCGGCTTGAACTGAGGCATGGCGCCTTGCGCGAAAGCCGGCGTTCCGGCCATGCCGCCCAAAGCGGCCGCGCCGGCAAGCCCGGCGCCGCTCATGAGAAGATTGCGACGGGAAATATCCATTTGGCGTTCCTCCGGTGACATCTTGGGGTCACTTCAAGCGCCGGCCGCTTCGTCTGATGCGAGCGGTCTTTTCGGCACGGTTCAGCTGGCGAGGCGCGCGCCGCTTGCCTCGTCGAACAGATGCGGCATGCCCTCCAGCGGCATGATGCGGATGGTCTCGCCGGGCGCAAGGGCAAGACGCTCCCGGAACAGGAGGGAAATCTCCTGGCCGCCTTTGCCTTCCGCGCCGATGCGGGCAATGGCAAGGATTTCCGAGCCCGTGGGCTCCACCACGATGATCTCCACCGGCACGCCGGCGGGATCGAGGCGCACATGCTCCGGCCGCAGGCCGTAGACAGCGCGCTTGCCATTGATGCCGGCGGGCACCGCTTCCAGCGGCAAGGTGGCGCCGCCGTCGGTGACGAAGGTGGCCTTGCCGTTGACGCGCACCGTGCCCTTGATGAAGTTCATGGCGGGCGAGCCGATGAAGCCGGCGACGAACTGGTTGGCGGGGCGGTCATACAGGTCGAGCGGGGCGCCGATCTGCTCCACGATGCCGTCATGCATGACCACGATCTTGTCGGCCATGGTCATGGCCTCGATCTGGTCGTGGGTCACATAGACGGTGGTGGTCTTCAGGCGCTGGTGCAGTTCCTTGATCTCGGTGCGCATCTGCACGCGCAGCTTGGCATCAAGGTTGGAGAGCGGCTCGTCGAACAGGAACACCTGCGGATCGCGCACGATGGCCCGGCCCATGGCCACGCGCTGGCGCTGGCCGCCGGAGAGCTGGCGGGGATAGCGGTCCAGAAGGTGGGTGAGGCCGAGAATGCCGGCCGCCTTCTGCACCCGCCCGTCAATCTCGGACTTGGGGGCTTTGCGCAGCTTCAGCGAGAAGCCCATATTGTCCGCCACCGTCATGTGCGGATAGAGCGCGTAGTTCTGGAACACCATGGCAATGTCCCGTTCCTTGGGCGGCACCTCGTTGACCACGCGGTTGCCGATCAGGATCTCACCCCCGGTGATGTTCTCAAGGCCCGCGATCATGCGCAGGAGCGTGGACTTGCCGCAGCCGGAGGGACCCACCAGGACGACGAACTCACCGTCGCGAATTTCCACATCGACGCCGTGGATCACGGCCGTCGTACCATAGGCTTTCTTCACACCGCGAATGTCGACGGTCGCCATCCGTAAGAGCTCCCTGAGACGTCCTACCCGATCAATCGGCCTTCGGTCTCTCCGCCTTCAGGCGGGGCCAGGCCTTTCTTTGGACCGCCGGAAACGGTCATTCGTCCACCTTTTGTGGGTCGCCTCCGGTGAGGACCGGACGCGCCGCAGCGGTACGCGAGCGATCATGGTGTGGCGGCCCGGCTGGATCAAGTGAATTTTAAAACGATTGAACGAGCCATTGAATCCGCCCGCCGGGGCGCTTATCCAGGCAATGACGCCATCCGGCGCAGATCACCCCTGCCGCCCCCCCCCAACGCCGCCCCCAACGACCGAGCCCCGCCATGACCGCAGCTGACCGCCCCTATCTCCTGACCACCGGCTCTGTGATGGACCATGTGGTGGAGCGGCAATTGGCCGAGCATTTCACCCTGGTGGGCGGCATGGACGTGGAGGGCGCCATCGCCGCCCATGGCTCCGAGATCCGCGCCATCGCCACCCGCGGCCGCCTGAAGGTGGACGAGGCCATGATGGCCCGCCTGCCCAAGCTGGAGATCGTCTCCAATTTCGGTGTCGGCTATGACACCGTGGACGCCGCTGCCGCCGCCCGGCGTGGCGTCATGGTCACCAACACCCCCGAGGTGCTGAACGAAGAGGTGGCCGACCTGACGCTGGGCCTGCTGCTGGCCACCGTCCGCGAGATTCCCCAGGCCGACCGCTTCCTGCGCGAAGGCAAGTGGCTGAAGGGGGCCTATCCGCTGGGCCTGACCCTGCGCGACCGCAAGGTGGGCATCGTCGGCATGGGCCGCATCGGAAAGGCCATCGCGCGTCGCATCGAGGCGTTCGGCCTGCCCATCTCCTATCACACCCGCACCACGCAGGCGGATCTGCCCTATCGCCATTATGGCGACCTGGTGGCCATGGCTGGTGACGTGGACACGCTCATCCTCATCCTGCCCGGCGGTCCCTCCACCAGGCACCTCGTCAATGCGCAGGTGCTGGAGGCGCTGGGTCCCGACGGCATTCTGATCAATGTGGCGCGCGGCACGGTGGTGGACGAGCAGGCGCTTGTCGCCGCGCTGAAGGCGGGCACCATCCGCGCCGCCGGCCTCGACGTGTTCGAGGACGAGCCCCACGTGCCGGCCGAGCTGATCGCCATGGACAATGTGGTGCTGCTGCCCCACGTGGGCTCCTCCACCCACCACACCCGCACCGCCATGGGGCAGCTGGTGGTGGACAACATCCTGTCCTGGTTCGCTGGCAAGGGGCCCCTCACCCCGGTGGCCGAGACCCCCTGGCCCAAGGCCTGACACCTGAGGCCTGACGCCCGCGCGCCCGCGCCAAAAAGGCCGGGCGCGAACCTGCAGCGGCACCGCGGCGCCTTCCCCATTGGGAGGGGCTGGGCTAGCCTTCATCCATGATGCGCTTCGCCACCGCTCCGCTCCTTCTCGCCCTTTGCGCCGCGAGCTTCGGCGCGGGGCTGGCCGCAGGGCTGCCGCCCGCCTTCGCCCAGGGCGCGGGCGCCCCCAGGAGCGAGACGCGTCCCGCGTCCCAGAAACCTGCGTCCACGCGGCCTGCCAAGGTGGACCCCGCCCTCCAGGCCGCCGCACAGAAGGTGGCCGGCCCCTTCCTTCTCTCCAGCGCCGATGGCATGCGCACCTGCGCCGTGACGCTGCGCGCCGACCCGGCCCCCGGACCGGCCCCCGCCTTCCTGCTGGGCCTCGATGCCGGGGCCTGCACGGCCATCGCCTTCGCCCCGCAGCTCTCGGCCTGGACGCCGGACCCCTCGGGCGCGGTGCGGCTGCTGGATGGGCAGGGCCGCCTGGTGGCGGAATTCACCGAGGCCACCGGCGGCAGCTATGAGGCGCTGCGGGAAGGCGACGGGGTCTATTTCCTGGCTCCCCCCGCCGCGCAGAGCGGCATCGAGGTGTCGGTGGAGGAGATGACCGGCGACTGGGACCTCGCCCGCACCGCCGGCAAGCCGATCTGCCGATGGACCCTGTCCGCGGATCCTGCGGCTGGCGGCAGCCGCGCGGTGCGCGTCGCCCCCGGATGCGATGCGGGCCTCGCCCAGTTCGCGCCGGTGGGATGGCGGATCGAAGGCGGCAACGTGCTGGTGGAGTCCGGCTCGGGCGCGACGACCCTGCGATTCGCGCGACAGGAAGATGGCAGCTGGGCGAAGGTGCCCGAGCGCGGACGCCCCCTGTTGCTGTTGCGACCGTGACACAGTTGCGGAGCCCAGACGCCTTTTCCCACACGGCAGACGAATGCTGCAATGCGGCCTCAACCTGAGCCGTACGCGGAGTTTCCCCAGCGCGTTGCGATTTTGCAACAATGAAATCCAGCATTCATGCGGGGTTGTCTAATTTTTGGTCAAACACTGCCCCTTTTTTCACATTGGACAATGTGGAGAAATTTGGTCTGAATCACTTCAGATGTTTTCTAGGGGGTAGGTGTATGAAAAAGCTCGCACTCGCTGCCGCTGCCAGCACGATGATCGTCGGCTCGGCCTTCGCAGCCGACCTGTCGACGATGCCCGTGAAGGCCGTGGTGGCGCCGCCGCCGCCCCCCATGTGGGACCTGGCCTTCGGTGTGACCGGCACGACCGACTATCTGTTCCGCGGTATCAGCCAGACGAACAACAACCCGGCCATCCAGGGCTTTGTCGAACTCCAGCTGTTCGACTGGGTGTATTTCAACGTGTGGGCGTCCAACCAGAACTGGGTTGCCACCACGATGGAAGGCCTGGGCTATCTGTCCACCAACAGCTCGCTTGAAGTCGACTTCTCCGGTGGCCTGCGTCACACCTGGGGCAACTTCGCCCTCGACGTCGGCGCGGTGTACTACACCTATCCGGGTGGCTCTGGCTCCAACAACATCGATCCGACGGTTGGCTCCCTGAAGTCCACGAACTTCAACTACTGGGAAATCTACGCCAAGCCGTCCTACCAGGTTGCGCCCTGGCTGAACCTCGGCCTGAACCTCTACTGGACCAGCGACTTCGCCTCCACCGGCACCGACGGCACCGCGCTCTCGGTCACCGCCAAGGTTCCGCTGCCGGCCTTCGGCCCCGGTGGCGACTTCGGCTGGTACGTGTCTGGCGAATTCGGCCATCAGTGGCTGTCCACCAGCGCCTACAATTACGATGTGACCAACATCTTCACCGGTTACACCTACAATCAGACCATTGCCGGCTATAACTGGTGGAATGCGGGCATCGCCTTCACCTACAAGGCGGCGACCCTGGATCTGCGCTATTCCGGCACCGATCTCAGCAACGAAGATTGCGCCTTCATGATCAGCAACCAGAACGCTTGCGGCAACAAGTTCGTCGCCAGCCTGTCCTTCGCGACCTCCTTCAACGCCCTGAAGTGATGTCGTCCTGGCTCCGGCCAGGGTTGCAAGGCATGCAGGACGTCTGTTGAGATGCCTGAAAGCAAGGAGATCGAGCGCGGCAGCGTTTCCATGAAACGCTGAACGTATCGAGAGAGATAGAAACCCCGCCGAGGCCTCGGCGGGGTTTTTGCTTTTGCGGCATCGCGCGGCGCAGGGCCATGGTGCGCGGGAAGAGGCGCCGCAATGCACAGGCAATGACGAAAGGGGTGGGGGCGGGCTGCCGAGCGGTGGACACAAGCGCGCCCGCTCAGGACAAGCCCGTCCCACTTCGGCCCGCCGCCCGCACCGGCCGACCATCGGCAGGCGCCCCGGCGGGATCGGCGATCATGCTCTCCACCCGGTCCAGCAGCACGGGCAGTTCGAACGGCTTGGTGAGCAGTTCCGTCCCCGGATTGCGCGCGCCCTGCCCGAGATCGAGCTCATGGGCATAGCCGGTGACGAAAAGGACCTTTAGGCCTGGCCAGAGCACCCGCCCCTCATCCGCCAATTGGCGGCCATGCATGCCGGGAAGCCCCACATCGGTCACCATCAGGTCGATGGCGCTTTCGGACTTGAGGATGGCCAGCGCCGATGGGCCGTCCGCCGCCTCCATCACCCGGTAGCCCACCTCGCTGAGCGCCTCGACCACGAGGCTGCGCACCGCCGGCTCGTCTTCCACCACCAGCACCCGCGCCGTGTGGCCGCCATTGCGCGGGGATAGGGCAGGCTCGGCTGGATCCGCGCGCGCTGGGATCAGGCTGCGAGGCAGGAAGAGCATCATCTTGGTGCCCGCGCCCGGCGCGCTCTCGATGCAGGTGGAGCCGCCGGATTGCTGGGCAAAGCCATAGATCATGGACAGGCCGAGCCCCGTGCCCTTGCCCAGCGGCTTGGTGGTGAAGAAGGGGTCGAACGCCTTGGCCATGGTCTGCGCCGACATGCCGTGGCCGGTGTCGGACACCGCGATGGCCACATAGTCCCCCGGCTGCGCCAGCCGGTAGCGCCGGCACTGCTCCGCCTCCACCCGCATATTGCCGGCCGAGATGCTCATGTGTCCGCCTTGAGGCATGGCATCGCGGGCATTGATCGCCAGATTGAGAATGGCACTTTCCAGCTGGTTGGGATCGCAGGTGGCCGGCCAAAGGTCGTCTGGCGCCTGGAGGTCCAGCGTGATCAATTCCCCGATGGACCGGCGGATCAGGGCCTCCATGCCCCGCACCAGGGCCATCACCTCCACCGGGCGCGGATCCAGTGCCTGGCGGCGGGAGAAGGCGAGGAGGCGCTGGGTCAGGGAGGCGGCGCGGTCGGCGGAAGCACCGATGATGCCGAGATAGGTCGCGATATCGGCGCCCGCATCGCGCTCCCGCCGCCGGCGGATCATGTCGAGCGAGCCGGTGATGCCGGTCAGGAGATTGTTGAAATCATGGGCGATGCCGCCCGTCAGCTGACCCACCGCCTCCATCTTCTGGGCATGACGCAAGGCGTCTTCCGCGTGCAAAAGGGCCTCCGCATTGGCCTTCTGCTCGGTGATGTCGCGGCCATAGCCGTAAACGAGACCGTCTTCCCGCGCCGTGTGCCAGGAGATCCAGCGCAACGTCCCATCCACGGCTAGGAACCGGTTCTCGAACGCGGTCAAGTCCTCTCCGCCCGCGGCCCGCTGCAGGGCGGAGGCGGAGCCGGGCACGTCTTCCGGCAGCATGAACTGGGAGAAACTGCGCCCCACCACGACCTCCGGCGCGTGGCCGAGAATGCGGGACCAGGATGGGCTGACCGAGCGGAAGATGCCGTCGGCGGTAATCGTCACCAGGAGATCGCGCGAGTGGGACCAGATGCGGTCCGCCCGCCGCCGCTCGGCCGTCAGTGCCGCCACATTGGCGAGCGCGCCGCTGATCTGGCCCGCCAGCAGCCGCCCAAGATCGATCACGTCCATGTCGCTGCGCAGATAGGGGTTGAGGCCCAGCACCAGATGCCCCGCCACCCCTTCCTCCGAGGCGCCGGCGATGGAAACCACCAGCGCGCGGGTGGGCGCAATATCCCAGGCCCCGCCGGGACGGGGAAGGTCGGCGGGAAGGTCGATGATCCGCCAGGGGGCCGCCAGCCCTTCCAGTGGCCAGGGATGATGGAGCAGTGGCTCCGCCGCCTCAGCGCAGGCCACGCCCCGCCAGCCCTCCTCGGTGCGCAGGAAAATGAGGGCGAAGGGGAAATCGCGCGGATTGGCGCCGAGCACGGTGCGGGCGGCATCGCAGACGGCCTCCTGGGTGGTGGCCCCTACCAGTTCCATGCCCAGCATGCGCAGGGAGCCGAGCCGGCGCTCGGCGATGACGCGCTCGGTGACTTCCGTGACCACGCACAACAGGCCGTCCACCGCCCCGGCGGGCCCGAACAGCGGGCTGTAGGAGAAGCTGTGATACGTCTCCTCGGGAAAGCCGCTGCGCTCCAGCAGAAGGAGCAGCGCGTCGTTCCAGGTGGCCTCCCCGTCGCGCACCCGCGCCACCTGATCGG
This genomic interval from Aquabacter sp. L1I39 contains the following:
- a CDS encoding PAS domain-containing protein, encoding MEEPRPDLAEIFPGTSEMAARMRAHDWAATALGDPRRWPDGLKIPLRMLLTSRFEMWLGWGEDLCFFYNDSYIPTLGLKHPTMLGRPFREVWAEVYEDVADQVARVRDGEATWNDALLLLLERSGFPEETYHSFSYSPLFGPAGAVDGLLCVVTEVTERVIAERRLGSLRMLGMELVGATTQEAVCDAARTVLGANPRDFPFALIFLRTEEGWRGVACAEAAEPLLHHPWPLEGLAAPWRIIDLPADLPRPGGAWDIAPTRALVVSIAGASEEGVAGHLVLGLNPYLRSDMDVIDLGRLLAGQISGALANVAALTAERRRADRIWSHSRDLLVTITADGIFRSVSPSWSRILGHAPEVVVGRSFSQFMLPEDVPGSASALQRAAGGEDLTAFENRFLAVDGTLRWISWHTAREDGLVYGYGRDITEQKANAEALLHAEDALRHAQKMEAVGQLTGGIAHDFNNLLTGITGSLDMIRRRRERDAGADIATYLGIIGASADRAASLTQRLLAFSRRQALDPRPVEVMALVRGMEALIRRSIGELITLDLQAPDDLWPATCDPNQLESAILNLAINARDAMPQGGHMSISAGNMRVEAEQCRRYRLAQPGDYVAIAVSDTGHGMSAQTMAKAFDPFFTTKPLGKGTGLGLSMIYGFAQQSGGSTCIESAPGAGTKMMLFLPRSLIPARADPAEPALSPRNGGHTARVLVVEDEPAVRSLVVEALSEVGYRVMEAADGPSALAILKSESAIDLMVTDVGLPGMHGRQLADEGRVLWPGLKVLFVTGYAHELDLGQGARNPGTELLTKPFELPVLLDRVESMIADPAGAPADGRPVRAAGRSGTGLS